A genomic window from Candidatus Palauibacter scopulicola includes:
- the queA gene encoding tRNA preQ1(34) S-adenosylmethionine ribosyltransferase-isomerase QueA: MTDEWAGRTEAYDYELPDELIAARPAARRDGSRLLVLDRARGRFADAAFPALLERLSAGDAVVVNDSRVFPARLLGRKPTGARAEILLVRPESGALASFAPFDEADTRLWRAMVRPGGKLKPGRTVDIADGFAVEILDSAADGTRLVRLAGDDDPWRLIQRHGRVPLPPYIVRDAPGGERAGADDAEDRERYQTVYAAPAGSVAAPTAGLHLTRKMLAGIEAMGVRLVSLTLHVGFGTFRPVTADRIDEHEVAPEVYSFSSTAAEALNATRAEGGRVFAVGTTSCRVLETVAAGGGVSAGGPFAPGRGWTDLFIRPPYTFRAVDALVTNFHLPRSSLLMLVAAFAGRELTLEAYAHAIRQRYRFYSYGDAMLIA, translated from the coding sequence GCGCGGCGCGACGGCAGCCGCCTCCTCGTGCTCGACCGCGCGCGTGGCCGCTTCGCGGACGCGGCCTTTCCCGCGCTGCTCGAGCGGCTCTCCGCCGGCGATGCCGTCGTCGTCAACGACAGCCGCGTCTTCCCGGCCCGGCTGCTCGGCCGCAAGCCGACCGGCGCCCGGGCCGAGATCCTCCTCGTCCGCCCCGAGTCCGGGGCGCTCGCGTCATTCGCCCCCTTTGACGAGGCGGACACCCGCCTCTGGCGCGCCATGGTCCGCCCCGGCGGCAAGCTCAAGCCCGGCCGCACCGTGGATATCGCCGACGGGTTCGCGGTCGAGATCCTCGACTCCGCCGCCGACGGCACCCGCCTCGTGCGGCTGGCCGGCGACGACGACCCGTGGCGCCTGATCCAGCGCCACGGCCGCGTCCCCCTGCCTCCGTACATCGTCCGCGATGCACCGGGCGGCGAGCGGGCGGGGGCCGACGACGCCGAGGACCGGGAGCGCTACCAGACCGTGTACGCGGCCCCGGCCGGGAGCGTCGCCGCGCCGACGGCGGGCCTCCACCTCACCCGGAAGATGCTCGCGGGCATCGAGGCCATGGGCGTTCGTCTCGTGTCCCTCACGCTCCACGTCGGGTTCGGCACCTTTCGTCCCGTGACCGCGGACCGCATCGACGAGCACGAGGTCGCCCCCGAGGTGTACAGCTTCTCCTCCACGGCGGCGGAGGCGCTCAACGCGACGCGGGCGGAGGGCGGGCGCGTGTTCGCCGTCGGCACGACCTCCTGCCGCGTGCTGGAGACCGTCGCCGCGGGCGGCGGCGTCTCGGCGGGCGGGCCCTTCGCGCCGGGGCGGGGGTGGACGGACCTCTTCATCCGTCCTCCGTACACCTTCCGCGCGGTGGACGCGCTCGTGACGAACTTCCACCTTCCACGCTCCAGCCTGCTCATGCTCGTCGCGGCGTTCGCGGGCCGGGAACTCACGCTCGAGGCCTACGCGCACGCGATCCGCCAGCGCTACCGCTTCTACTCCTACGGCGACGCGATGCTCATCGCATGA
- the tgt gene encoding tRNA guanosine(34) transglycosylase Tgt, whose protein sequence is MTGPADGGRFRVEGTSGRARAGTLRLARGTIHTPCFMPVGTLGTVKSLTPGELRGAGVEVLLGNAYHLYLRPGTRVLEELGGLHRFMGWDGPILTDSGGFQVFSLARINRIDDEGVTFRSHLDGSLHRLTPELSMEIQAAIGSDIRMAFDECPPGESSPEAARKAVERTLAWLARCRERHEALRDAHRDAHPAGDGLLFPIVQGASYEDLRLESVERTLALGDWPGIGIGGLSVGEEKEVTHRVLDAIEPALPADRPRYLMGVGYPDDVIEAVRRGVDMFDCVAPTRNGRNGTAFTAEGRLNVKGARFASDPAPLDETCDAPCCTDYSRAYLRHLFVSNELLGLRLLSLHNVRFLIRLTSQARAAILRGEYDRWADDWLSTYRRGSPRPATEQTEQEGEDGSC, encoded by the coding sequence GTGACCGGACCCGCGGACGGCGGGCGCTTTCGCGTCGAGGGGACGAGCGGGCGGGCGCGCGCCGGGACGCTCCGCCTTGCGCGCGGCACGATCCACACCCCGTGCTTCATGCCGGTCGGTACGCTGGGGACCGTGAAGTCGCTCACCCCCGGGGAACTCCGCGGCGCCGGGGTCGAGGTCCTGCTGGGGAACGCCTATCACCTCTACCTGAGGCCGGGCACGCGCGTCCTCGAGGAACTCGGCGGACTCCACCGGTTCATGGGATGGGACGGTCCCATCCTCACCGATTCGGGCGGGTTCCAGGTCTTCTCGCTCGCCCGCATCAACCGGATCGACGACGAGGGCGTCACCTTCCGCAGCCATCTCGATGGGAGCCTGCACCGGCTCACGCCGGAACTCTCGATGGAGATCCAGGCCGCGATCGGCTCCGATATCCGCATGGCGTTCGACGAGTGTCCACCCGGGGAGTCCTCTCCCGAGGCCGCGCGGAAGGCGGTCGAACGCACGCTCGCGTGGCTGGCGCGCTGCCGGGAGAGGCACGAGGCGCTTCGGGACGCGCATCGGGACGCGCACCCCGCAGGAGACGGGCTCCTCTTCCCCATCGTCCAGGGCGCCTCCTACGAGGACCTTCGCCTCGAATCCGTCGAACGCACCCTCGCCCTGGGCGACTGGCCCGGGATCGGGATCGGCGGACTCTCGGTGGGAGAGGAGAAGGAGGTGACGCACCGGGTGCTCGACGCGATCGAACCCGCCCTTCCCGCCGACCGGCCCCGCTACCTCATGGGCGTCGGCTATCCCGACGACGTCATCGAAGCGGTGCGGCGCGGCGTGGACATGTTCGACTGCGTGGCGCCGACCCGGAACGGGCGCAACGGCACCGCGTTCACGGCCGAGGGCCGGCTCAACGTCAAGGGCGCGCGCTTCGCGTCCGACCCCGCGCCGCTCGACGAGACGTGCGATGCCCCCTGCTGCACCGACTACAGCCGCGCCTACCTGCGGCACCTCTTCGTGAGCAACGAACTGCTCGGCCTGCGCCTCCTCTCGCTGCACAACGTGCGCTTCCTGATCCGATTGACTTCACAGGCGCGCGCGGCGATCCTCCGGGGCGAATACGACCGCTGGGCCGACGACTGGCTCTCCACCTACCGGCGCGGCTCCCCGCGCCCCGCGACCGAACAGACCGAACAGGAAGGTGAGGACGGATCATGCTGA
- the yajC gene encoding preprotein translocase subunit YajC: MLMLNLMASPEGGTANPAATMMMMFGFIAIFYFIFFRPQRKQQKEHAELVKNLKRGDKVSTIGGIVGEIVHLTNDIVTIKSGDTRIEVERSKIGRVT, from the coding sequence ATGCTGATGTTGAACCTCATGGCGTCCCCCGAGGGAGGGACGGCGAATCCGGCCGCCACCATGATGATGATGTTCGGATTCATCGCCATCTTCTACTTCATCTTCTTCCGTCCGCAGCGGAAGCAGCAGAAGGAGCACGCGGAACTGGTGAAGAACCTGAAGCGGGGGGACAAGGTCTCGACGATCGGCGGCATCGTGGGCGAGATCGTCCACCTCACGAACGACATCGTCACGATCAAGAGCGGCGACACCCGGATCGAGGTCGAGCGCTCCAAGATCGGAAGAGTCACGTAG
- the def gene encoding peptide deformylase — MILDIRLFGDPVLREKCAPVAEIDDEVRRLAADMQETMYDADGIGLAAPQVGVPIRLFVYDVRQEGISPGVLVNPEIVEEEGAVKEEEGCLSIPGLSETVERSESIVARGLGLDGEPVEIRADGILSRCIQHERDHLDGILFLDRVSPLKRKILLAKWRKQERD, encoded by the coding sequence GTGATCCTCGACATCCGCCTCTTCGGAGACCCCGTCCTGCGGGAGAAGTGCGCCCCCGTGGCGGAGATCGACGATGAGGTGCGCCGGCTCGCCGCCGACATGCAGGAGACGATGTACGACGCGGACGGCATCGGCCTCGCGGCGCCGCAGGTGGGGGTGCCGATCCGCCTCTTCGTGTACGACGTGCGCCAGGAGGGGATCTCGCCCGGCGTTCTCGTGAACCCCGAGATCGTCGAGGAGGAGGGCGCGGTGAAGGAGGAGGAGGGGTGCCTCAGCATCCCCGGGCTGTCGGAGACCGTCGAGCGCAGCGAGTCCATCGTCGCGCGCGGCCTCGGGCTCGACGGCGAGCCGGTGGAGATCCGCGCCGACGGCATCCTGAGCCGCTGCATTCAGCACGAGAGGGACCACCTGGACGGGATCCTCTTCCTGGACCGCGTGAGTCCGCTCAAGCGCAAGATCCTGCTCGCGAAGTGGCGGAAACAGGAGCGGGACTGA